A window of Vibrio ishigakensis contains these coding sequences:
- the aroC gene encoding chorismate synthase, translating into MAGNSIGQHFRVTTFGESHGIALGCIVDGCPPGLEITEADLQKDLDRRRPGTSRYTTARREPDEVKILSGVFEGQTTGTSIGLLIENTDQRSKDYSEIKDKFRPGHADYTYHQKYGVRDYRGGGRSSARETAMRVAAGAIAKKYLAKEFGVEIRAYLTQMGDVKISEVDYNEIENNPFFSPDAKAVEQFDQLIRDLKKEGDSVGAKLQVVAKGIPVGLGEPIFDRLDADIAHALMSINAVKGVEIGDGFDVAAQKGSEHRDELTPEGFASNHAGGILGGISTGQDIVANIALKPTSSITVPGNTITKEGEPTQLITKGRHDPCVGIRAVPIAEAMLAIVLLDHLLRHRGQNHGVVTQTPKI; encoded by the coding sequence ATGGCAGGAAATAGCATAGGACAACACTTTCGAGTGACCACCTTTGGCGAGAGTCACGGTATTGCACTTGGCTGTATTGTAGATGGTTGTCCTCCGGGTCTAGAGATCACCGAAGCGGATCTGCAAAAAGATCTCGACCGTCGTCGCCCGGGTACTTCTCGATATACCACTGCGCGTCGCGAACCTGATGAGGTGAAGATCCTTTCAGGTGTATTTGAGGGGCAAACCACAGGCACCTCGATTGGTCTACTGATTGAAAACACAGACCAACGTTCAAAAGATTACTCTGAGATCAAAGATAAATTCCGACCAGGTCATGCGGACTACACCTACCATCAAAAATATGGTGTGCGTGATTATCGTGGCGGCGGCCGCTCTTCTGCACGTGAGACAGCGATGCGTGTTGCTGCTGGTGCTATTGCGAAGAAGTATCTAGCCAAAGAATTTGGTGTTGAGATCCGTGCATACCTTACCCAGATGGGTGACGTGAAGATCAGCGAAGTTGATTACAACGAGATCGAGAACAACCCATTCTTCTCACCAGATGCGAAAGCGGTAGAGCAGTTTGACCAGCTTATCCGTGATCTGAAGAAAGAGGGTGACTCTGTGGGCGCTAAGCTACAAGTAGTTGCAAAGGGTATCCCTGTTGGTCTTGGTGAGCCTATCTTTGATCGCCTTGATGCCGATATCGCACATGCGCTAATGAGCATTAACGCGGTGAAAGGCGTTGAGATTGGTGATGGCTTCGATGTGGCTGCGCAAAAAGGCAGTGAACACAGAGATGAGCTGACTCCTGAGGGCTTTGCATCTAACCATGCTGGTGGCATCTTAGGTGGCATCTCAACCGGTCAAGATATCGTTGCTAACATCGCGCTTAAGCCGACTTCTAGTATCACGGTACCGGGTAACACCATCACCAAAGAAGGTGAGCCGACTCAGCTGATCACTAAGGGTCGTCACGATCCATGTGTAGGTATTCGCGCTGTGCCGATTGCAGAAGCTATGTTAGCTATTGTATTGCTGGATCATCTGCTTCGTCATCGTGGTCAAAACCACGGCGTAGTGACCCAAACCCCGAAGATTTAG
- the prmB gene encoding 50S ribosomal protein L3 N(5)-glutamine methyltransferase, whose product MDKIFVDEAVSELHTLQDMIRWTVSRFNAAGLFYGHGTDNAWDEAVQLILPSLYLPIDVPSHVLNSRLTSSERLRIVERVIQRINDRTPTAYLTNKAWFCGLEFFVDERVLVPRSPIGELIENQFQPWLLEEPRRIMDMCTGSGCIAIACAHAFPDAEVDAIDISADALEVAEQNIQDHGLEAQVTPIRSDLFRDLIEDKYDLIVTNPPYVDEEDMNSLPEEFKHEPELGLAAGSDGLKLMRRIIANAPRFLTENGILICEVGNSMVHVMDQYPNIPFTWIEFQNGGHGVFMLTRQQCVDCADEFSLYLD is encoded by the coding sequence TTGGATAAGATTTTTGTAGATGAAGCGGTGTCTGAACTCCATACACTGCAAGATATGATTCGTTGGACCGTTAGCCGTTTTAATGCTGCGGGTCTGTTTTATGGCCATGGTACAGATAACGCATGGGATGAAGCGGTACAACTGATCCTACCTTCTCTCTACTTACCTATCGACGTTCCGTCTCATGTCTTGAACTCGAGACTGACCAGCAGTGAGCGTCTGCGCATCGTTGAGCGCGTAATTCAACGTATTAATGACCGCACCCCAACCGCTTACCTTACTAACAAGGCTTGGTTCTGCGGTCTTGAGTTCTTCGTAGATGAGCGAGTGCTAGTGCCACGCTCTCCAATCGGTGAACTGATTGAAAACCAGTTCCAGCCGTGGCTACTAGAAGAGCCTCGTCGCATCATGGATATGTGTACCGGCTCTGGTTGTATTGCTATTGCTTGTGCGCACGCCTTCCCTGATGCAGAAGTGGATGCCATCGATATCTCGGCAGATGCGCTAGAAGTAGCTGAGCAGAACATTCAAGACCACGGTCTTGAGGCTCAGGTTACTCCGATTCGCTCAGATTTGTTCCGTGATCTTATCGAGGACAAATACGATCTTATCGTGACCAACCCACCTTATGTGGATGAAGAGGACATGAACTCTCTACCTGAAGAGTTTAAGCATGAGCCAGAGCTTGGCCTTGCAGCTGGTAGTGACGGTCTTAAGTTGATGCGTCGCATCATTGCTAACGCACCTCGCTTCCTGACTGAGAACGGCATCCTTATCTGCGAAGTGGGTAACTCTATGGTGCATGTGATGGATCAGTATCCGAACATCCCATTCACTTGGATTGAGTTCCAAAATGGCGGTCATGGCGTGTTTATGCTGACTCGTCAGCAGTGCGTAGATTGTGCGGATGAATTTTCTCTTTATCTCGATTAA
- the smrB gene encoding endonuclease SmrB translates to MSNTEDDDFALFQEAVQGVKKLDQDTIIQKPKRETKQKQQQRFSREARDNEFFFSDEFVPHLNEEGPTRYARDDVSKYEVKRLRRGVYVPDVFLDMHGMTQNEAKRELGAMIAHCVKEKIHCASVMHGIGKHILKQKVPLWLAQHPDVMAYHQAPLEFGGDGALLVLLSIPEK, encoded by the coding sequence ATGAGCAACACAGAAGATGACGACTTTGCATTGTTTCAAGAGGCAGTACAGGGCGTTAAAAAACTGGATCAGGATACCATAATCCAGAAGCCAAAAAGAGAGACAAAGCAAAAACAGCAACAAAGATTCAGTCGTGAAGCAAGAGACAATGAATTTTTCTTCTCAGACGAGTTTGTTCCGCACCTAAATGAGGAAGGCCCGACTCGCTATGCCCGTGATGACGTCTCTAAGTACGAAGTGAAAAGACTGCGCCGCGGCGTGTATGTGCCGGACGTATTTCTGGACATGCACGGCATGACGCAAAACGAAGCCAAGCGTGAGCTCGGTGCCATGATTGCACACTGTGTAAAAGAGAAGATCCATTGTGCCAGCGTGATGCACGGTATCGGTAAACACATACTCAAACAGAAAGTGCCGCTGTGGCTTGCCCAACATCCTGATGTAATGGCCTATCACCAAGCACCCCTAGAGTTTGGCGGTGACGGTGCACTCCTAGTTCTGCTCTCTATCCCTGAAAAGTAA
- a CDS encoding fasciclin domain-containing protein: MTQVAIHTLKQKFLHHFAWLLGVFIISFSANAAHHGMKKDIVDIAAGNPDFSTLVTAVKAAGLVDTLKGEGPFTVFAPTNEAFAKLPKSTLDALLMPENKDKLVAVLTHHVVPGKVMAADVVKMDSAKTAHGDMVMIKVDGGNVMVDNAMVTATDIKASNGVIHVIDTVIIPK; this comes from the coding sequence ATGACTCAAGTTGCAATCCACACACTAAAACAAAAATTCCTACACCATTTTGCTTGGCTTTTAGGGGTGTTCATTATTAGCTTCAGTGCCAACGCAGCGCACCACGGTATGAAGAAAGACATCGTCGACATCGCAGCGGGTAATCCAGACTTCTCTACCCTAGTGACCGCTGTAAAAGCAGCTGGCCTAGTGGATACCTTGAAAGGGGAAGGTCCATTTACCGTGTTTGCTCCAACCAACGAAGCATTCGCTAAACTGCCGAAGAGCACATTAGACGCATTGCTCATGCCAGAGAACAAAGACAAACTAGTGGCAGTGCTCACACACCACGTAGTGCCGGGAAAAGTCATGGCGGCGGATGTGGTCAAAATGGACAGTGCCAAAACGGCCCATGGTGACATGGTGATGATCAAAGTCGATGGTGGCAACGTGATGGTAGACAATGCCATGGTCACTGCTACCGACATCAAAGCGTCCAATGGTGTGATTCATGTTATCGATACTGTAATTATTCCAAAATAA
- a CDS encoding amidohydrolase, with protein sequence MSDYTKLDQEVTEIADELWSVSSRVWQLAELSYQEIESSAIESALLEKHGFTIEARNIAGLETSWVATWGSGKPEIGYLVEFDALPSLGNEITPHQQATENSNGHGCGHSTIGPASIGGAVALKNHMQKEGIPGTIKVFGCPAEEALNGKNYMVAAGVFDGLDVALHNHPFDVTTAVNFHTTASVDLIMEWHGVTAHAGVSPWEGRNALHAAEIFLVSANMMREQLEPTARLHYQVLEGGAAVNVVPDYAKVLVRYRGKSAEDVRKHKAWLEDMARGAGLATQTKSQVTNLGGIYDIMPNDRFAESITTHLKRYFPIQWSEAEQEFARTIQREIGKPEAGLTDAVLEPQKGVEVGGSSDVGDVSWIVPTMGVAFSAWPKHVPAHQWGVTASVGSNIGRKGMISAAHTLAAQGLELMTNPVLLEEIKLDFEQKKAGREYLTLNDLSENPASSLTEAQRAEYQELLQSSKEMLLSALEK encoded by the coding sequence ATGTCTGATTACACCAAACTCGATCAAGAAGTGACCGAAATTGCCGATGAACTGTGGTCGGTCTCATCAAGGGTTTGGCAACTAGCTGAATTGAGTTATCAAGAGATTGAAAGCTCAGCCATCGAAAGTGCGCTGCTTGAGAAGCACGGCTTTACCATTGAAGCGCGAAATATCGCCGGTCTTGAAACCTCTTGGGTTGCGACCTGGGGTTCGGGTAAACCTGAAATTGGTTATCTTGTTGAGTTTGATGCGCTTCCTAGCCTTGGCAACGAAATCACTCCTCACCAACAAGCCACAGAGAACAGTAATGGTCATGGCTGTGGTCACAGTACAATCGGTCCAGCTTCCATTGGTGGGGCTGTCGCGCTTAAGAATCATATGCAGAAAGAGGGCATTCCGGGCACTATTAAGGTATTTGGCTGTCCTGCTGAAGAGGCCTTAAACGGTAAAAACTATATGGTAGCGGCTGGCGTATTCGACGGCTTAGACGTGGCGCTTCACAATCATCCATTCGATGTGACAACCGCGGTTAACTTCCATACTACCGCATCGGTGGATCTGATCATGGAGTGGCATGGTGTTACAGCCCACGCGGGCGTTTCTCCATGGGAAGGACGTAATGCTCTACATGCGGCAGAGATATTCTTAGTCTCAGCGAATATGATGCGTGAGCAGCTTGAGCCAACAGCGCGTTTGCACTATCAAGTGCTTGAAGGTGGCGCTGCGGTAAACGTGGTACCTGATTACGCCAAGGTCTTGGTTCGCTATCGAGGTAAAAGTGCTGAGGATGTGCGTAAGCACAAGGCATGGTTAGAAGATATGGCGAGAGGCGCAGGTCTGGCGACGCAGACCAAGTCGCAAGTAACCAATCTAGGTGGCATCTATGACATCATGCCCAACGACAGGTTCGCGGAGAGTATCACCACACACCTGAAGCGCTATTTCCCAATTCAGTGGAGTGAGGCGGAGCAGGAGTTCGCTCGCACCATTCAACGTGAAATAGGCAAGCCGGAAGCCGGTTTGACCGATGCTGTGCTCGAGCCACAAAAAGGCGTAGAAGTAGGCGGGTCGTCTGATGTTGGCGATGTAAGTTGGATTGTGCCAACCATGGGTGTTGCATTCTCGGCATGGCCAAAACACGTCCCTGCCCACCAGTGGGGTGTGACGGCATCAGTAGGTTCCAACATTGGTCGCAAAGGCATGATTTCTGCGGCGCATACACTAGCTGCACAAGGCTTGGAGCTGATGACAAATCCAGTATTACTTGAGGAGATTAAGCTGGACTTTGAGCAGAAAAAAGCGGGTCGAGAGTATCTAACCCTAAATGATCTTAGCGAGAACCCAGCATCTAGCCTGACCGAAGCGCAGCGTGCTGAGTATCAAGAGCTGTTGCAGTCATCTAAAGAGATGTTACTTAGTGCTCTAGAAAAATAG
- the sixA gene encoding phosphohistidine phosphatase SixA translates to MKVFIMRHGEAGTFAQSDAERTLTDRGESQSRQVAQAVVEQGVSQFDLVLVSPYIRAQQTWDCISSNFTTGSVETSDDITPYGQADDVYQYVCALAETRSLDSVLLVSHLPLVGYLTAEFVDDMSAPMFPTSGFAAVDFDLEKRSGAIEWHIAP, encoded by the coding sequence ATGAAAGTATTTATTATGCGTCATGGAGAGGCGGGCACTTTTGCTCAGTCTGATGCTGAGCGTACCCTTACCGATAGAGGTGAAAGTCAATCTCGTCAGGTGGCTCAGGCGGTGGTTGAACAGGGTGTATCCCAATTCGATTTGGTGTTGGTCAGTCCTTATATCCGCGCGCAGCAGACTTGGGATTGCATTTCTTCTAACTTTACAACCGGCTCTGTGGAAACCTCAGACGATATTACGCCGTATGGTCAAGCTGACGATGTATACCAATACGTTTGTGCGCTGGCAGAAACCCGCAGCCTAGACTCGGTGCTATTGGTCTCTCACCTTCCTTTGGTGGGCTACTTAACGGCTGAGTTTGTTGATGATATGTCGGCTCCAATGTTCCCAACCTCTGGCTTTGCCGCGGTAGATTTTGATCTCGAAAAGCGCTCCGGTGCTATCGAATGGCACATCGCTCCTTAA
- a CDS encoding insulinase family protein, producing the protein MHTSPNDSNLYRSLILDNQLKVILVQDSEATRSAASLAVRVGHFDDPADREGLAHFLEHMLFLGTEKYPQVSDFQTFISQHGGSNNAWTGTEHTNFFFEVSPNHFEPALDRFSQFFIAPLFNEEALDKERQAVNSEYQMKVHDDARRFYQVQKESVNPEHPFSKFSVGNEETLADRETGSTRDEIIAFHAEHYSADLMSLVLVGPQDLNNQEQLARTLFSDINNQDLKDKTVSIPLLTEKQQQLWIELEPEKDVRKLSLSFSFPNMHSHYKTKPLSYLAHLIGYEGPGSLTLYLKNKHWITSLAAGGGVSGSNFREFTVGCLLTQEGLEHTEEIVELILSYIKLVCEQGIEDWRYFEKQAVLESAFRFQESIKPMDLASYLTMNLQNYPIEDVIYGDYRMSDYDEGLIRSFIPYFCVENLRVWVTAKERHYDRKAKWYDTPYSMTPFSDEQIARWKNPKSVDEFLLPQKNPFISYDLDPKPLDGDKQLPELIEELPGFRLWHLQEPKFRVPKGSLYIAIDSPCSVENPKSIVTLRLCVEMFMETMSRLSYQAEIAGMGYNMYAHQGGITLTLNGFSEKQPQLLRMILDKFATRNFDPERFEIIKAQMLRKLNNASKDRPLSQLFNNMAGLLQPNNPPARVLLEALEQVTVDELPKFVEQFLGKLYVEMFVYGDWTRDAAENVASELKDALRVENQEYKESLRPLIKLGENGTFQREVWCNQNDSAVAVYYQGADSEPETIATFTLANHLMSSAFFNEIRTKQQLGYMVGTGNMPMNRHPGIVAYVQSPVAPPSLLIQAIDEFLNAFYMVLLELTEAQWQSSKLGLINQIGAPDTNMRAKGQRLWVSIGNKDLDFNNREKVVENLHKLTRADMIRFVVDKLKPRTSNRLVMHTQGESHQDAPKLALGQEIGSIKEFQLRPKDIELG; encoded by the coding sequence GTGCACACTAGCCCAAACGACAGCAATCTCTACCGCTCTCTCATTTTGGATAACCAACTCAAGGTTATCTTGGTGCAAGATTCTGAGGCTACTCGCTCGGCAGCATCGCTAGCGGTGCGTGTTGGTCACTTCGATGATCCCGCTGACCGAGAAGGCTTAGCGCACTTTTTGGAGCATATGCTGTTTTTAGGTACGGAAAAATACCCTCAAGTTAGTGATTTCCAGACCTTTATCAGTCAACACGGCGGCTCTAATAACGCTTGGACGGGCACTGAGCACACCAACTTCTTCTTCGAGGTTTCACCTAACCACTTCGAGCCTGCATTAGATAGATTCAGTCAATTCTTTATTGCACCTCTATTTAACGAAGAGGCACTGGATAAAGAGCGCCAAGCGGTGAACTCTGAGTATCAGATGAAGGTGCATGATGATGCTCGCCGCTTTTATCAGGTGCAGAAGGAATCCGTAAACCCAGAACACCCTTTCTCAAAGTTTTCTGTAGGTAATGAAGAAACCCTTGCAGACAGAGAAACCGGCTCTACCCGAGATGAAATCATAGCGTTTCATGCTGAGCATTATTCGGCAGATCTAATGAGCCTAGTCCTCGTCGGCCCGCAAGACCTGAATAACCAAGAACAGCTGGCCAGGACTCTATTTAGCGATATCAATAATCAAGACTTAAAGGACAAAACGGTTTCTATCCCGCTACTGACCGAGAAGCAACAGCAACTTTGGATAGAGCTAGAGCCAGAAAAAGACGTGCGTAAGCTAAGTCTTTCCTTCTCTTTTCCCAACATGCATTCGCACTACAAGACTAAGCCACTCTCCTATCTAGCGCATCTGATTGGCTATGAAGGGCCGGGGAGTCTAACCCTTTACCTTAAAAACAAGCACTGGATTACCTCACTTGCGGCCGGTGGTGGTGTAAGCGGCAGTAACTTTAGAGAATTCACGGTCGGCTGTCTTCTAACCCAAGAAGGGCTCGAACACACTGAAGAGATCGTTGAGCTTATCCTCTCTTACATCAAGCTAGTGTGTGAACAAGGGATCGAGGATTGGCGCTACTTTGAAAAACAGGCAGTACTCGAATCGGCGTTTCGATTCCAAGAATCCATCAAGCCTATGGACCTTGCCAGTTACCTGACCATGAATCTGCAGAACTACCCTATCGAAGATGTCATCTACGGCGACTATCGCATGAGCGATTATGATGAGGGGCTGATCCGAAGCTTCATTCCTTACTTTTGTGTAGAGAACCTCAGGGTTTGGGTGACGGCTAAAGAGCGTCACTATGATCGCAAAGCTAAGTGGTACGACACCCCTTACTCTATGACTCCATTTAGCGACGAACAGATCGCTCGTTGGAAGAATCCGAAATCCGTTGATGAGTTTTTGCTTCCGCAGAAAAACCCGTTTATCAGCTACGATTTGGACCCTAAACCTTTAGATGGTGATAAACAACTGCCAGAGCTAATTGAGGAACTGCCAGGCTTTCGTTTATGGCACCTACAAGAGCCAAAATTCAGAGTGCCTAAAGGCTCTTTATATATAGCTATCGATAGCCCATGCTCGGTCGAAAATCCAAAGAGCATAGTCACCCTTAGGCTTTGTGTAGAAATGTTTATGGAGACCATGTCCCGCCTCTCCTATCAGGCTGAGATTGCGGGAATGGGCTATAACATGTACGCCCATCAAGGTGGTATTACCCTTACGCTAAACGGCTTTAGTGAGAAGCAGCCTCAGCTACTTCGCATGATTCTAGATAAGTTTGCCACCAGAAATTTCGATCCTGAGCGCTTTGAGATCATCAAGGCGCAGATGCTAAGAAAACTCAATAATGCCAGCAAAGACAGGCCCCTTTCTCAGCTATTTAACAACATGGCTGGCCTGCTACAACCCAATAACCCGCCAGCACGAGTGCTTCTAGAAGCATTGGAGCAGGTGACAGTAGATGAACTGCCAAAGTTTGTAGAGCAGTTCCTAGGTAAGCTCTATGTTGAGATGTTTGTTTACGGCGATTGGACTCGAGATGCGGCTGAAAATGTTGCTAGCGAGCTTAAAGATGCCCTTAGAGTAGAAAACCAAGAGTACAAAGAATCGCTGAGACCTTTGATAAAGCTTGGTGAGAACGGCACCTTCCAGCGCGAGGTATGGTGCAATCAAAACGACTCTGCGGTGGCCGTTTACTATCAAGGGGCGGATTCGGAGCCAGAAACCATCGCTACCTTTACCCTAGCCAATCACCTTATGTCGTCGGCTTTCTTTAATGAAATCCGCACCAAGCAACAACTGGGCTATATGGTAGGCACGGGCAATATGCCAATGAATCGACATCCGGGTATTGTTGCCTACGTGCAATCACCAGTGGCACCTCCAAGCCTTCTTATTCAAGCTATAGATGAATTCCTAAACGCCTTTTATATGGTGCTTTTGGAGCTTACCGAGGCGCAGTGGCAAAGCAGTAAGCTTGGACTTATTAATCAGATCGGTGCGCCAGATACCAATATGCGCGCTAAAGGGCAAAGGCTGTGGGTGTCCATTGGTAATAAAGACCTGGATTTCAATAACCGAGAAAAGGTGGTCGAGAATCTGCACAAGCTTACTCGCGCGGATATGATCCGCTTTGTAGTGGACAAGCTTAAGCCACGCACCTCGAATCGCTTGGTGATGCACACCCAAGGTGAGTCTCATCAAGATGCACCAAAGCTCGCTCTTGGCCAAGAAATCGGATCTATTAAAGAATTTCAGCTACGACCAAAAGATATCGAACTCGGTTAG
- a CDS encoding threonine/serine exporter family protein, which yields MDQKQREIVEFGDTLHRSGCPPYKVEKYTQLYAKQQGTEVMVQALPTSVNYQFISDNSKVVMRRMAPASINLALLSQTIERLHSPEKNKVEKPFFYPKWVMALANMSIPPAYLMLVGSTMEAIGCSVVLGFLVWLVQLMLTDRRSIAIEFVSALLVGVCMAWLSSTGLPIPVYALCIASVVLFVPGLSIANALECLAFNDLVSGTSLLGQSALVLLKLFIGIFMGIHIGENLWAASHSINYTNDVPVWLHVAGVPLISIAIGVIFNAKPRDMMLGLPVAILGMWGPLYLDFGSGWIVGTWVTTMLITFYGTWLAKIMKLTGSIYILQGIIILVPGSRVLVSASQTVFDQSILPIPSIGLSALFMFSAIVAGQVTAYSLYPPKNG from the coding sequence ATGGATCAGAAACAACGCGAAATCGTCGAGTTTGGTGATACCCTTCACCGCAGTGGCTGCCCTCCTTACAAGGTAGAAAAGTACACCCAACTGTATGCAAAACAACAAGGCACCGAGGTTATGGTTCAGGCTCTACCGACCTCGGTTAACTATCAGTTTATCAGTGACAACAGTAAGGTTGTAATGCGCCGTATGGCGCCAGCCTCTATTAATCTTGCTTTGCTCTCCCAAACAATTGAACGCTTACACAGCCCAGAAAAAAATAAAGTCGAAAAACCCTTCTTCTATCCAAAATGGGTAATGGCGCTGGCTAATATGTCCATCCCTCCTGCCTACTTGATGCTAGTGGGTAGCACTATGGAAGCCATTGGGTGCTCAGTGGTTCTGGGCTTTTTAGTCTGGCTGGTTCAATTAATGCTAACCGACAGACGCAGCATCGCTATCGAATTCGTTTCAGCACTTTTGGTGGGTGTCTGCATGGCGTGGCTCAGCTCAACGGGTTTACCTATCCCAGTCTATGCCTTGTGTATTGCCTCTGTGGTCTTGTTTGTACCCGGCCTCTCCATCGCCAACGCCCTAGAGTGTCTCGCCTTTAACGATCTCGTCTCTGGCACTAGCCTGTTGGGACAAAGCGCCTTGGTCCTACTCAAGCTATTTATCGGTATCTTTATGGGTATCCATATTGGTGAAAACCTTTGGGCTGCATCTCACTCCATCAACTACACCAATGACGTGCCGGTCTGGCTACACGTTGCTGGTGTGCCTCTGATTTCCATCGCTATCGGCGTGATATTTAATGCCAAGCCTCGCGATATGATGCTAGGTCTGCCAGTGGCAATTCTTGGTATGTGGGGACCGCTGTATCTAGACTTTGGCAGTGGCTGGATCGTGGGAACTTGGGTGACCACTATGCTCATCACCTTCTATGGCACTTGGCTTGCCAAGATCATGAAGCTAACTGGCTCTATCTATATTTTGCAGGGCATCATCATCTTGGTACCGGGGAGTCGGGTACTGGTCAGCGCCAGTCAGACGGTATTTGACCAATCCATATTACCAATCCCCAGCATAGGCTTGTCAGCACTATTCATGTTCTCTGCAATTGTGGCAGGACAAGTGACCGCTTATTCGCTCTATCCGCCGAAAAACGGTTAG
- a CDS encoding dipeptidase produces the protein MQKTLVALIIGATICSTAVAHEIGHEHKHVKDGWTTDAGFVSDVDVKAKLWNPRGKSQDEINERAEYVAQFFDAGRTPEDRTGDEQIKQRYQDAIVINSLMPSGVGIQGVTEEKFAEAVEKNRDNGITLISTSVWAFEGVNDVSFEETIQKTNKVSEEMDLVRVVRAEDIRRAKAEDKMAIMYNSQGADFVEQDLEKVGWAKENGIMVMNFTYNNDNALAGGGQSGTNAGVSELGKAFIQKMNREGVIIDCSHSSNQACIDAANLSTKPVLATHSNAKALRNHGRSIDDEAIRAIASTEGAVCSVGVGLFLNEEGTATMEDIAEHVDYVGDLVGRDHTCFASDYSHTYQDFLKAFIGVVDKYPPEKGFGAPTQNASGGDIWGVARVLEDKYEWSESDIRGFLGENLMRVYEANWQ, from the coding sequence ATGCAAAAGACCCTCGTGGCTCTAATTATCGGTGCGACGATCTGCAGCACTGCGGTGGCTCATGAGATTGGACATGAGCATAAACACGTCAAGGATGGTTGGACAACAGATGCGGGCTTTGTGTCAGATGTAGATGTAAAGGCGAAGCTCTGGAATCCTCGTGGTAAATCCCAAGATGAGATAAACGAGCGGGCAGAATATGTGGCTCAGTTCTTCGATGCCGGTCGTACACCAGAGGACAGGACGGGCGACGAGCAGATCAAACAGCGTTATCAAGATGCAATCGTGATCAATTCCTTAATGCCATCGGGTGTCGGCATTCAAGGTGTGACCGAAGAGAAGTTTGCAGAAGCGGTAGAAAAGAATCGTGATAATGGCATTACCCTGATCTCAACATCTGTGTGGGCGTTTGAAGGGGTCAACGATGTCTCATTTGAAGAAACTATCCAGAAAACCAATAAGGTTTCTGAAGAGATGGACCTAGTTCGCGTAGTACGAGCTGAAGATATCCGCCGAGCAAAAGCCGAAGACAAGATGGCGATCATGTACAACTCTCAAGGTGCAGATTTTGTAGAGCAAGACTTAGAGAAGGTCGGGTGGGCGAAAGAGAATGGCATCATGGTGATGAACTTTACCTACAACAACGACAATGCCTTAGCGGGTGGTGGTCAAAGTGGTACTAATGCGGGTGTCTCTGAACTGGGAAAAGCGTTTATTCAAAAGATGAACCGAGAGGGTGTCATCATAGATTGCTCTCACTCCTCAAATCAGGCGTGTATTGATGCCGCTAACCTTTCTACTAAGCCGGTGCTTGCTACGCATTCGAATGCTAAAGCGCTGCGTAATCATGGCCGAAGTATCGATGATGAGGCTATACGCGCTATCGCGAGCACAGAGGGTGCGGTGTGCTCGGTAGGTGTGGGGCTTTTCTTGAATGAAGAGGGCACGGCAACTATGGAGGACATTGCTGAGCATGTTGATTATGTGGGTGACCTAGTAGGTCGAGACCATACCTGCTTTGCTTCAGATTACTCACACACCTACCAGGATTTCCTAAAGGCCTTCATCGGTGTGGTAGACAAGTATCCACCGGAGAAAGGCTTTGGTGCCCCTACCCAGAATGCTAGCGGCGGTGATATCTGGGGCGTGGCCCGAGTGCTGGAAGATAAATATGAATGGTCAGAGTCTGATATTCGAGGTTTCTTGGGTGAAAACCTAATGCGAGTGTATGAGGCTAATTGGCAGTAA